The Cervus elaphus chromosome 9, mCerEla1.1, whole genome shotgun sequence genomic interval CTTATAAATTTAGTACACTGTTCAAAATTTTAGTTAACACAGCTGACATGGTTGTGCTCTGGAAGCCTAAGAGTAGGTATTGTTGGAATATGAACAGTTTGTATTTGTCCGCTGTGAATCATAATCTTGAAATTTCTAATCAAGtttgtaaaatttttatagtaaaacattttaatgacaatttaaaaatttatcttctcTAAAGAATGGTCAAAACAATATCCTTTCAGAAATAGAATTGTTCTTTAATATCTTTCCAAAATGACTTTGGTTAAATGGACCAGATGTATATTAGTTAAAATTTAGGACAAAGTTGTAATATTCTTTGAGTTTACAAGTTAATCCTTATTGGAGATGTGCcaattatacagtagaatatCATTAATTTGCACTGTTTGGGGACCCCATTAAGAATGCTGAATTTTGCCAACTAAGAAGTAagcaaatgcaatttaaaaactaaatttgagCATTCTGTATTAAATATGTGCAGTTATTATCACATGAAGAAGCGCAGTGTGTCGGGCTGTAATATAACCATACTTGCTGTCATGTTCTCCCATCTCAGTGCTGGGAACTCACCATGTGGAAACCAAGCAAATGTGTTGTGCATCAGCCGGCTTGAGTTTGTTCAATATCAAAGCTGAAACTAGCGAGGTCTGCTGTACTGCTTATTGAAGTATTGTGATTCTTTTAGGCATtgattcttaaaaaatatatactgtaaCAGTATACTTTGTacagatttaaattttatttgaaaaaaaatgaaataaagtaggcaaaaaaataaagatgtttatttttcatgtgaCTGTATAAACAGATCAGTCTTTTGTTTCAGTGCCTTTGGTGGGGGTGGTTATGGTCgctcttgggtttttttttttttttttgatagacaAAAACCATTTTAAGGGTTCAGTAGCAGGTATATTTGTCTGATAATTAATTTGCTGCAGGCATTAGGTGTGCTGTCTCACATTGGAAagctttcctattttattttaaaacaaattagatTTTATGTGAATGGCTTCCCTATCTTGCTGCttaagtcagtttttaaaattctctggtGGTGGGACGGTTAACCAAGCCATCTCGaataaagaggaggaaaaattTTTCCCATAGACTATGCCCCTTTTCCActggaagttttttgttttttgtcgtTTAAATTTGAAGTTGGTttgggttacaaaagagtcatgACAAAAGATGAAGAGAATCCTCTGCAGAAAATAACAGTTGTGCTTGAAAATAAGATCCTTTTGAAACTGCTTTTCTAGTGAAAGAAGTTACCAATAAAAATGTGCCACAGGAGTGATCCTTCAGAATAGTTTTAATGGGACCTTTTCAGAGAAGATTAGATTATCTGACCAAAAAGAGCTATCTCAGTTTTGGCCTCTAACTCAAAAACCAGCAGTGGCTTCAGTTGTATGGTATTTTCTTCAACCTTTAGAAATGGAGTTGGAAGTTTGGATTTCTGCTTTCTCCTCAACTTATCTTTTCTGGTGCTTTCATTTACTTTTAGGCTGGATATGAGAAGGCTTGGAACCAGTGATTGCAGAAACAAAGTTCCTGCAAAAATCACactataaaagatttttttcttt includes:
- the LOC122700226 gene encoding IgA-inducing protein homolog; its protein translation is MCSYYHMKKRSVSGCNITILAVMFSHLSAGNSPCGNQANVLCISRLEFVQYQS